From Triticum aestivum cultivar Chinese Spring chromosome 4A, IWGSC CS RefSeq v2.1, whole genome shotgun sequence, a single genomic window includes:
- the LOC123088213 gene encoding uncharacterized protein, with protein MGASRAAPLRGKLGSLQLSEAEKKGVRITGKQQQQQQPCPSPQASGGKIQAVGKLLSEKPAIAQHVGTSLGAVWSPSFGVKCEDLGRNRFLFTFRHEADKEKALDAGPWSFAGHLLVMEDFAPGATTVDELRFDTVPVWVRAYGVPAGSMGRETGELVGEQVGKVLEVDTGANADSTGALFMRIKVRMDITMPIMRFVTCFIHDDEDDMMALGDDEKEEEKIVAFTYENIPDFCYGCGILGHTEKSCPTGSTRTGPRQFGPWLRTVVINKGASGEERTRRSKDKAKFWPSSSISSKQGSDGPSWRKDVPGTEDDQGVQNKVEDKVYKAVKSLKQGTLKRKKGIQQNQSNILTESKKRRAHIMNVDEVIAVANKAKMETDGGEEKEENAKSEMLNAGLLGQPGESK; from the coding sequence atgGGGGCCTCGAGGGCAGCACCTCTGCGGGGGAAGCTCGGCAGCCTGCAGCtctccgaggccgagaagaaggggGTCAGGATCAccggcaagcagcagcagcagcagcagccatgcCCCTCCCCGCAGGCGAGCGGCGGCAAGATCCAGGCGGTGGGCAAGCTGCTCTCGGAGAAGCCGGCCATAGCGCAGCATGTGGGGACGTCTCTGGGGGCGGTCTGGAGCCCCTCCTTCGGGGTCAAATGCGAAGACCTCGGCCGGAATCGGTTCCTCTTCACCTTCCGCCACGAGGCCGACAAGGAGAAGGCTCTGGATGCCGGGCCCTGGAGCTTCGCCGGTCATCTGTTGGTGATGGAGGATTTTGCGCCCGGAGCCACCACCGTGGACGAGCTCAGGTTCGACACGGTGCCTGTCTGGGTCAGGGCGTACGGCGTCCCGGCCGGGTCGATGGGCAGGGAGACCGGGGAGCTGGTTGGTGAGCAGGTTGGGAAGGTTCTCGAGGTGGATACAGGCGCGAATGCCGACTCGACGGGGGCGTTGTTCATGCGGATCAAAGTGAGAATGGACATCACCATGCCGATTATGAGGTTTGTAACATGCTTTATTCATGATGATGAAGACGATATGATGGCGCTTGGGGACGAtgaaaaggaggaggagaagattgTCGCCTTCACATACGAGAATATCCCTGACTTCTGCTATGGCTGTGGAATTCTTGGGCATACAGAGAAGTCATGTCCGACTGGATCCACAAGAACGGGGCCCCGGCAGTTTGGGCCATGGCTAAGGACAGTTGTTATCAACAAGGGGGCCTCAGGTGAAGAGAGGACCAGACGCTCAAAGGACAAAGCAAAATTCTGGCCAAGTAGCAGTATAAGCAGTAAACAGGGTAGCGATGGGCCGTCTTGGCGGAAAGATGTACCGGGCACAGAGGACGATCAAGGGGTCCAGAACAAAGTAGAAGATAAAGTTTATAAGGCTGTAAAAAGTTTGAAGCAAGGTACTTTGAAGAGGAAGAAAGGAATCCAGCAAAATCAATCAAATATTTTGACAGAATCAAAGAAGAGGAGGGCTCATATAATGAATGTCGATGAGGTGATAGCAGTAGCGAACAAGGCGAAGATGGAAACTGATGGgggtgaagaaaaagaagaaaatgcTAAATCAGAAATGCTCAACGCCGGGCTGCTGGGACAGCCTGGCGAGTCCAAATGA
- the LOC123088215 gene encoding uncharacterized protein produces MGGFFWANWASRCQAWDNEKRGFSAQSSEPKPSSLPFFSFPPLTRLYFASRRRRPARPRPLPRRRPDPTLPSPSAPSSSASSALLRPPVTSPGTTRHQSRPSSQGDPMASGIMLRRLSKTLTMSPAAALASGMTSQHHQLQQRAPVSGTSKGKAKLKAGMPLRRSVIAKKGGAPATAGSGGAGRGRREAIERITQIAESCLKSSTPLRHLSPKERLREAKREELGLISKERQRELDAAKAKAKAKSKGASGGDGDRVLMGPPGLDYISLGLVDEEAIPEYELTVEDGRRLAKEYSRVLMRRHRARQTAESTLLRLKKEAIAALPEKLRAAAMVPDMTPFPANRYMATLTPPIEGYIEKVRDAAKKYSVKEKLR; encoded by the exons ATGGGTGGCTTCTTCTGGGCTAATTGGGCTTCACGGTGCCAGGCCTGGGACAACGAGAAGAGAGGTTTTTCGGCCCAATCCTCCGAGCCCAAGCCCAGCTCCCTCCCCTTCTTTTCATTCCCTCCCCTCACTCGTCTCTACtttgccagccgccgccgccgcccggctcgtcCGCGACCTCTACCCCGCCGCCGCCCAGATCCAACTCTGCCGTCCCCATccgcgccgtcgtcctccgcctccaGCGCGCTCCTCCGCCCCCCGGTCACCTCGCCCGGCACCACCCGCCACCAGAGTCGCCCCTCCAG CCAAGGTGATCCAATGGCTTCAGGCATCATGCTCCGACGTCTTTCCAAGACACTCACCATGAGCCCAGCAGCAGCACTGGCATCTGGTATGACCAGCCAGCATCACCAGCTTCAGCAGCGCGCACCGGTCAGCGGCACGTCCAAGGGCAAGGCCAAGCTCAAAGCCGGGATGCCTCTGAGGCGTAGCGTCATAGCGAagaaggggggcgcgcctgccactGCTGGGAGCGGCGGCGCTGGCCGTGGTCGCCGTGAAGCCATCGAGCGTATTACTCAGATTGCAGAGTCATGTCTCAAGTCCTCCACTCCTCTACGGCACCTGTCCCCCAAGGAGCGTCTCCGCGAGGCAAAGCGTGAGGAGCTTGGGCTCATCTCCAAGGAACGGCAACGTGAGCTTGACGCTGCCAAGGCTAAAGCTAAAGCTAAATCCAAGGGTGCCAGTGGAGGTGATGGTGACCGCGTTCTGATGGGTCCGCCGGGCCTTGACTATATCAGTCTTGGTCTGGTGGATGAGGAGGCTATCCCTGAGTATGAGCTGACAGTTGAAGATGGCCGGCGTCTTGCCAAAGAATACAGCCGTGTGCTAATGCGACGACACCGTGCACGTCAAACTGCAGAGTCAACGCTCTTGAGGCTCAAGAAGGAGGCCATTGCTGCGCTCCCTGAGAAGCTGCGGGCTGCTGCTATGGTTCCTGACATGACCCCGTTCCCTGCAAACAGGTACATGGCAACACTCACGCCACCTATTGAAGGGTATATTGAAAAGGTGCGAGATGCTGCCAAGAAGTATTCAGTGAAGGAGAAACTTCGTTGA